The Xiphophorus hellerii strain 12219 chromosome 6, Xiphophorus_hellerii-4.1, whole genome shotgun sequence genomic interval AATAACACTCACTGAAAGGGGCTTTAGTATTACATAACTAATTTTACTCTCTCATTTGTAtcaactcaaacattttctaccaAGACGTTTAAACTTTTCAGCTTTGAGTAGTGAGTCAAACCAACTTCAGTAAGATAAGTACACGCCACAGAATCTCATGTTGACAAAAGTTAGTGTTCATGATCGGTCAAAACCTTCCACATAAGTGACAACCtgacaagaaaagaagaaagcagaTATAAAATCAACTCATTccattatatatataaatttatctCAAAGTGGAGACATGCAGCATCAACAGACtccaaaaaaaattcttttgaAGGCAGAAGCTGTATGTGGTTATAACGGAAGTCACTGGGACCAAAATGGGACAGAGTGTTAAGTGTACAGAAATTATCTTTTGTTCTAAATACCTTACAATCAAAggaagaaatgtaaacaaaaaatagagTAAGGGGGTTCTGGAAGGATTTTATAGAATTAACTTATTCTGATAGATATTGACATTCAATAAAAGTAGTAAACATTAGTTGTGTTTCTAGAACACAACTAGTTTTTTGATCGGCTTGAACTCTTAAGCCACTGGCTCTGATGTTGCTATCCAGACGAGAATGTGCTCTCTACACTAGCTTTATCGGCAGTATCTTCCTgctaaaaaagattttattaaaactgataCATTGAAAGTTTGTCTGCAAATAcaccattttaattttattgtggaAAACTGCAgactttgttaaataaaatatttctttattgaagtttaagtTTCTATCCTGGTGTGCTCCATGAAATAATTTGTTATCCTGCACAGCAAGTTGAAATTAAACCAATTACTTTTGCAATTACTGTAGTTAGCTCAATCCAATGCATCTCTGAAGatggtcattttttaaattggaaagAAATGTCACTTTGGGAACTGAAATACAAGAAATTAGTTTTGATTAGGTAAATGGATATCATAAATTGACGCCTAAATTTTCCAgtccattttccattttattgtccTGTTCCAACAAGTTTGAATTGTCATCATAGTATCAGTTGCCTATAAatgccacatttatttatagcaaaatttgttaaatattaaccTAATGGACAATGTTGAGTCAATGTGTACCACATGTTAAGTCATTGTCAATATAATGTAAActaattttattctaaaatgagtaaatgttaaaatatccCCCAGTCTAAACCTTCAAACTCTTACTTTCAGTGGTCTACCTCAGAATCTCACATAGATATATAGAGCCATCTAGAGGCAGTTTATAAGGCCAAAATTTACATAGACATCAACTGAAAGAAAATAGATTAATATGCCCCTTGATGGTGCCAGGGACTTTAGGTCCCAGTTTCTTCCCTTCAGTTTAAAAAGAATATGCAACCATAAACTTCAAAAAACCATCAGATGCATTTGGAGTGTTTAAGAAATTAGTCTAATCTCAAAGTATCTCACTTCAGCAAAAACTCCacttacattttaaacacaggggacaaaataaaagattcaGTTCCCTTTCCGTGTGCTCACTTAAGATGAATATGGGTCCTCAGATTTATACAAACAGATGGCAATATGCAATTTATTAAACCCAAGTCAAGATCATAAGCACAATCAGAAGTGAATCCAGAAAAATATGCATTATACACATTTGATAAATATGGTTCATTAAAATCTTAGTTCAGTAATTACAAGGCACATGCCAATAAAACTCAAGTAAAAGCTAAACAATTCCCTTCTCCCACACACTTTATCAATTCCTTGAACTACACATAGTAAACACCTATAAAGCCCCCAATAACAGCAACTGGGTGAAAagctttatttcagtttaaacaaTTGCATACACATTTGTATAATCAAAAATATCTttgatataaaagaaaaaacaagggATATTATCTGATGGACTGATGAATGACACTGCTAGCTGAACTGAATAGCCTCTCCTTAGCCTTCTTCTTTACAGGATCCATTTCGAAGGACTTCCACAAACGAATAGTTTCATCTCCAGCAACAGTTGCTACAGTTGCGTTGTCTGGGCTCAAAACCAAACTGAGAACTCTGCCGTCAtggcctaaaaaaaaaaaccaagttATGCAAGAAGATTGTGAGCAAATTTCTTCATGGTCAGtcaacatttctttcaaatactGCTCCAATAGAAAGTGCCAGAAATGCTCCTTGGATAATATGATCACAAGTGTACAACTCAAAGTATCAGCAAATTTGTATAGAAACAGTCATGTCCCTTTTCAAATGAAGCATGTTGCAGTAAGTTGCTTAGGCTTCAAGAGCTCCAGACCAGATTGCTTTTATTAAATGCCAGGACAGAAATTAAGAGAATACCAAAACCGCAGCACCCGTTATAAATGGACTAACTGGGATCGAGTACAATTTTAGAGTTTATGTATTTAGGGTTGTCCACCTGTTGTCAGACACAagtaaagtcaaatttctcaCTTACCATTAAGTTCTGAAACCTTGGAGAGTGAGGGATACTTCCAAATGACAACATTGTGATGGGCAAAGCCATGTGCAGAGACCAATTCTTTGTAGTTGGGTGCAAACACAAGTGACGAGACCTGCATTTTAGGAAACAGATAGTACACTTAGGAAAAGCACAATTTAAACAGCACAATGAAGTCAGAGTTTAGAGACTCAATTACCTGCGACTGAGTGTCAAGAGAACTGACACAAGAGCCTGAGTTGACATTCCAGATGCGAATGTGGCGGTCACTGGTGCCGCCACCAGAGGCAAGAATATTCGACTGCCATGGGCACCAGGCCAAAGCCTTTAATGGAAATGCATGACAATACTTTAGTAAAGAAGTCAACAGCTCAAGACATGAGAACCAGAGCAACAACATGATGCTGTTAGACAAGTGCTGCTTTGATTTAGCGTCTCTAAAACTTTAAGACTGCAATGGAAGAACGTGAATTAAAAGAGCTCTCTTTCCACTCTTCCGTTTGGGTCATGTGATGGCTAAAAGTTCAGTTTCTACCACCGGAGATGTGGATTGTACAGCTCCAGAGCAATATGGAGCTATACAGCTCTTGAAAAATGTAGCAATTATGCAATATCATGTCAACATAAAATTTTGATACATGACAAAATCTTAGAGTCTAAGGGATAATAGTCATACAAGGTGTTACTTGTATGGAAGTTACATACCAGTGATGTTTGAAGAATGCTTAGAGTATACATGTGCAGAGAAGAGCCTCACCTTGACAGCTCCCTGATGTTCACTCAAGCGACAGATTAACTGTCCCTCACTATTGGAACTTCCCTCCTGCACGCGGGGCCATAAACACACCAAGTTGTCATTGCCGCCACTAGCCAAGTATCGCCCATCAGGTGACCACTTGAGGCCACACACTTCTTGTGAATGACCAGCAAGTGTAGAGATGAGGTGGTCCGCCACCCTCACATCATGGTGGTGAATGTGCCCTGACCTGGAGCCActgagaaaagacagaaaaaatatacagaagGAAATAGAGTTACTTCAGGTACTTTTCTAGATAATTGGTCAATTTAATTTAAGTGTCAGAGCAACTATACCTGGAAAGAATATAATCATTCCAACTCAGAGAACTAATTCTTGCTGTGTGGCTAGTCATGCTGCGCAGGAGTTTCTGATTTTCAACATCCCacagctgaaaagaaaaatgcatacATTGATCCACGTACCGACAAGCACGTTGCCTAGAATGCACATCCATGGCAACCCTTACCTGAACTTTGCAATCACTGGTTCCAACAGCCAGGTAGCTTCCCTCTTTAGTCCAGGACAGCGAGCAGATATAGTCCTCCTCACGCTCCATCTTCAAAAGTAGAGTGATGTCTCCTTGTGAGGCATCCCAGAGGTACACACTATTGTCAAGTGCCACAGCGAGGACATTTCGACTGCTCCAGTCAAGCAGATTTAAATCTGGAACAGAGAGGGGGAGACTAACATATGCCAGACATAAAAGGATGATTTATGTTTTGTGGAAAGATGCAATAGGCATTCTTACAGAAATCATTTCGAAGACCTGGAGCATCTAAGATTTTGTCAGGAGTAGAAGATATGTATCTGGTCTTTTTGAGAGAGGCAGGGTGTTGAAACTTGACTGTAGAGGACTTTCAAGTTGTTTTGATAGccttaataaaaaataaaaatagaaattaacCCAAGTAAAACttaattgctttaaaaatccAGGCTTGCATCCAATTACCTTCTGGTGCATTCAGTGGCTTCCCTCCTAGGTGCAGAATCTTTGCATCTTCAATGTTGTATCCGTTCAGTGTCACCGACCAGGCTTTCTGGCTTTCCTATAAATACGGAAAGACGTGAACAATTAAATCCTAGACTCCACATCAAGTTTTAAAAGGAAGTCCGTCAGACTACTTACTATTGACAAAGC includes:
- the cdc20 gene encoding LOW QUALITY PROTEIN: cell division cycle protein 20 homolog (The sequence of the model RefSeq protein was modified relative to this genomic sequence to represent the inferred CDS: inserted 2 bases in 1 codon); translation: MAQFGFENDVHSILKLDMPITNAPMARWQRKARSSNTSGLNTLSPGKSANVSQSSSKTPNKTPGKNKKTPSKIGGDRFIPTRNNKQMDVANFLLTKENEPADANPALSIESQKAWSVTLNGYNIEDAKILHLGGKPLNAPEGYQNNLKVLYSQVSTPXASLKKTRYISSTPDKILDAPGLRNDFYLNLLDWSSRNVLAVALDNSVYLWDASQGDITLLLKMEREEDYICSLSWTKEGSYLAVGTSDCKVQLWDVENQKLLRSMTSHTARISSLSWNDYILSSGSRSGHIHHHDVRVADHLISTLAGHSQEVCGLKWSPDGRYLASGGNDNLVCLWPRVQEGSSNSEGQLICRLSEHQGAVKALAWCPWQSNILASGGGTSDRHIRIWNVNSGSCVSSLDTQSQVSSLVFAPNYKELVSAHGFAHHNVVIWKYPSLSKVSELNGHDGRVLSLVLSPDNATVATVAGDETIRLWKSFEMDPVKKKAKERLFSSASSVIHQSIR